In the Tindallia magadiensis genome, TTCGGGTTCTGTTTATAAAAAGATAAGAGAGGTATGAATGGTGAAGCCCTTTAGAATTGGTAAAATAGAAATAAAAACCCCATTGATTCTTGCGCCAATGGCAGGAGTGACTGATTTAGCCTTCCGGGTTATCTGTAAAAAATTTGGTTGTGGAATGACGGTTACAGAAATGATCAGCGCCAAAGGATTGTATTATAATGATAGAAAAACATCAGAGTTGATGAGAATAGATGAAACCGAAACGCCAGTGGGATTGCAGATATTTGGATCAGATCCAGATATTATGGGTTGGGCAGCACATTATTTAGATAAGCAGCCTCATGATATTCTTGATATTAATATGGGTTGTCCTGCTCCGAAAATAGTTAAAAATGGTGATGGGTCAGCGTTGATGAAGGAACCTAAACTAGCGGCTCGTGTGATTAGGGCGGTGGTAGAAAAAACGTCAAAACCAGTAAGCGTGAAAATAAGGGCTGGTTGGGATTTAGATAACCTTAATGCTGTTGACTTAGCAAAAATGGCTGAAGAGAACGGAGCACAAGCCA is a window encoding:
- the dusB gene encoding tRNA dihydrouridine synthase DusB, producing MVKPFRIGKIEIKTPLILAPMAGVTDLAFRVICKKFGCGMTVTEMISAKGLYYNDRKTSELMRIDETETPVGLQIFGSDPDIMGWAAHYLDKQPHDILDINMGCPAPKIVKNGDGSALMKEPKLAARVIRAVVEKTSKPVSVKIRAGWDLDNLNAVDLAKMAEENGAQAITIHGRTREQFYSGKADWSVIKDVKDAVTIPVIGNGDIFEVKDAKEMFLRTGCDAVMIGRGAQGNPWLFRAIRSMLEEGTWRDLPQDCIKKAVKTTFEEHLNLAVQEKGERIAIKEMRKHAAWYTKGFLGSAKLRKKINMTESAEEMIQLMKDCS